From a single Streptomyces sp. NBC_00377 genomic region:
- a CDS encoding GntP family permease encodes MSYSLAASTPTEAPPHTGGLLLLIDGTAGLLTVAALGIALLLFLIIRVRLQPFVALLAVSITVGLLAGLSVTELFGTVQRSDAVSTIESGMGGILGHVAIIIGLGTMLGAILEVSGGAEVLASRLLGVFGERRAPLAMGLTGLIFGIPVFFDVGIFVLAPIVYAAAKRGGKSILLYCLPLLAGLSMTHAFLPPHPGPVAAAGLLHVDLGWVILMGVVCGVPAVLAAWAYSAWIGRRIFVAVPQDMVEAAAEAKQAVVEEQRAQGVVPREDPVPLGTVVGIIGTPLVLILAATFSSIALDPSTGRSVIEFFGSPFVALTIALLLAYYLLGIRRGWSRKSLETVSTASLKPVGNILLVVGAGGIFGAVLKASGVAQALSDTFNDVGLPVIVLSYLISVVLRVAQGSATVAIVTTAGIVAPLLAEGDHSQAFVALVIMAVSAGSIFASHVNDGGFWMVAKYFGISERDTLRTWTVLETVLSVAGFVMAAGLSLFV; translated from the coding sequence TTGTCCTACTCCCTCGCGGCATCCACCCCCACCGAGGCGCCGCCCCACACCGGTGGACTGCTGCTCCTGATCGACGGCACCGCGGGTCTCCTGACCGTCGCCGCCCTCGGCATCGCCCTCCTCCTCTTCCTGATCATCAGGGTCAGACTCCAGCCCTTCGTGGCCCTCCTGGCGGTCTCCATAACCGTCGGCCTGCTGGCCGGCCTGTCCGTGACCGAACTCTTCGGCACCGTGCAGCGTTCGGACGCCGTCTCCACCATCGAGTCCGGGATGGGCGGCATCCTCGGGCATGTCGCGATCATCATCGGCCTGGGCACGATGCTCGGCGCGATCCTCGAAGTCAGCGGCGGGGCCGAGGTGTTGGCGTCCCGGCTGCTCGGTGTGTTCGGCGAGCGGCGAGCGCCCCTCGCGATGGGTCTGACCGGCCTGATCTTCGGCATCCCGGTCTTCTTCGACGTCGGCATCTTCGTGCTGGCCCCGATCGTCTACGCGGCCGCCAAGCGGGGCGGCAAGTCGATCCTGCTGTACTGCCTCCCCCTGCTCGCGGGCCTGTCGATGACCCACGCGTTCCTGCCCCCGCACCCCGGCCCGGTCGCGGCCGCGGGACTGCTCCACGTCGACCTCGGCTGGGTCATCCTGATGGGCGTCGTCTGCGGCGTCCCGGCGGTGCTGGCGGCCTGGGCGTACTCGGCGTGGATCGGCCGCCGCATCTTCGTCGCCGTACCGCAGGACATGGTCGAGGCCGCCGCAGAGGCGAAGCAGGCCGTCGTCGAGGAGCAGCGGGCGCAGGGTGTGGTCCCGCGCGAGGACCCGGTGCCGCTGGGCACGGTCGTGGGGATCATCGGCACACCCCTGGTGCTGATCCTCGCCGCCACCTTCTCCTCGATCGCCCTGGACCCCTCCACGGGCCGCTCGGTGATCGAGTTCTTCGGCAGCCCGTTCGTGGCGCTGACCATCGCCCTGCTCCTCGCCTACTACCTGCTCGGCATCCGGCGCGGCTGGTCCCGCAAGTCGCTGGAGACGGTCTCGACGGCCTCGTTGAAGCCGGTCGGCAACATCCTCCTGGTGGTCGGCGCGGGCGGGATCTTCGGCGCCGTCCTGAAGGCGAGCGGGGTGGCCCAGGCGCTGTCCGACACCTTCAACGACGTGGGTCTGCCGGTGATCGTGCTGTCCTACCTCATCTCGGTGGTGCTGCGGGTCGCCCAGGGCTCCGCGACGGTGGCGATCGTGACCACGGCGGGCATCGTGGCGCCGCTGCTCGCCGAGGGCGACCACTCGCAGGCCTTCGTGGCCCTCGTCATCATGGCCGTCTCGGCGGGTTCGATCTTCGCCTCGCACGTCAACGACGGCGGTTTCTGGATGGTGGCCAAGTACTTCGGCATCAGCGAGCGCGACACCCTGAGGACGTGGACCGTGCTGGAGACGGTGCTGTCGGTGGCCGGGTTCGTGATGGCGGCCGGATTGAGCCTCTTCGTGTAG
- a CDS encoding RidA family protein produces MTEKTALTPTTHTTPPAKFSHGVRKGNILQVAGQVGFLPAEEGRPPTPAGPTLREQTLQTLANVRAILEEGGASWDDVMMIRVYLTDTGHFAEFNELYNAYFEEQPLTAPPAARTTVYVGLPAGLLVEIDALAVLG; encoded by the coding sequence ATGACCGAGAAGACCGCCCTCACCCCCACGACCCACACCACCCCGCCCGCGAAGTTCTCGCACGGTGTGAGGAAGGGCAACATCCTCCAGGTCGCGGGCCAGGTCGGCTTCCTGCCCGCCGAGGAGGGCCGGCCGCCGACGCCCGCCGGACCCACCCTGCGCGAGCAGACCCTCCAGACCCTCGCCAACGTCAGGGCGATCCTGGAGGAGGGCGGCGCGAGCTGGGACGACGTGATGATGATCCGCGTCTACCTGACCGACACCGGACACTTCGCCGAGTTCAACGAGCTGTACAACGCGTACTTCGAGGAACAGCCGCTCACCGCTCCGCCCGCGGCCCGCACGACGGTCTACGTCGGCCTTCCCGCCGGACTCCTGGTCGAGATCGACGCGCTCGCCGTCCTCGGCTGA
- a CDS encoding IclR family transcriptional regulator: MSQTVDRALSILPLLAEGPADLGQVAGRLGVHKSTALRLLRTLHEHGLVYRQSDQRYRLGARLFALAQEAMENLDIREIAHPHLARLNETCGHTVHLAVYEEGEVLYIDKVESRYPVRMYSRIGKPVAITVAAVAKLLLADLPEPERRVIAEKLDYPLYTARSTPNAPAFLRELEKVREQGWATDLGGHEESINCVAAPIRGADGRVVAAMSVSAPNVVVTADELLTLLPSVRRAADAISGEYSGRTPVSAPAPDRDTA; the protein is encoded by the coding sequence ATGAGCCAGACCGTCGACCGAGCCCTGAGCATCCTGCCGCTGCTCGCCGAGGGCCCCGCCGACCTCGGACAGGTCGCCGGCCGCCTCGGCGTGCACAAATCGACGGCCCTGCGGCTGCTGCGCACCCTGCACGAGCACGGCCTCGTCTACCGCCAGTCCGACCAGCGCTACCGCCTGGGCGCCCGCCTCTTCGCCCTCGCCCAGGAGGCGATGGAGAACCTCGACATCCGCGAGATCGCCCACCCGCACCTCGCCCGCCTGAACGAGACCTGCGGGCACACCGTGCACCTCGCCGTGTACGAGGAGGGCGAGGTCCTCTACATCGACAAGGTGGAGAGCCGCTACCCGGTGCGCATGTACTCCCGGATCGGCAAGCCCGTCGCCATCACGGTCGCGGCGGTCGCCAAGCTGCTCCTCGCCGACCTGCCCGAGCCCGAGCGGCGAGTGATCGCGGAGAAGCTCGACTACCCCCTCTACACGGCCCGTTCGACCCCCAACGCCCCTGCTTTCCTGCGCGAGCTGGAGAAGGTGCGCGAACAGGGCTGGGCCACCGACCTCGGTGGTCACGAGGAGTCCATCAACTGTGTCGCCGCGCCGATCCGGGGCGCGGACGGCCGGGTGGTCGCCGCGATGTCGGTCTCCGCGCCGAACGTCGTCGTCACCGCCGACGAACTCCTCACCCTGCTCCCGTCGGTGCGCCGCGCGGCGGACGCCATCAGCGGCGAGTACTCCGGCAGGACGCCCGTATCAGCACCAGCTCCAGACAGGGACACCGCATGA
- a CDS encoding sugar kinase — protein MTATGPRNAPDVVDVVALGESMVALLPSRPGRLADVPSFDRGIGGAESNVACALAAAGHAARWVSRVGTDGFGDHLVETVRSYGVDVTSVRRDPARPTGVYFRTAGDRATEAHEVAYYRAGSAASAMSVDTVGLDAVRAGRVLHLTGITAALSADCLGLLRELTAPRPARPLVSFDVNHRPRLWTDGNSPQVLLELARGADLVFVGEDEAAEVWGLEGADAVRTAFPEPVVLVVKQGALGATVFDGGSVLHVPAPRVDVVAAVGAGDAFAAGFLSATLRGLPVRDRLRHGHLMAAAALTVPGDLAVPPSRDHADRLAALDDTAWGRLRLGPGWTQAPAAPEEVRTP, from the coding sequence GTGACCGCCACCGGACCCCGCAACGCCCCCGACGTCGTGGACGTCGTCGCGCTCGGCGAGTCCATGGTCGCCCTCCTGCCCTCCCGGCCGGGCCGCCTCGCCGACGTACCGTCCTTCGACCGGGGCATCGGCGGCGCCGAGTCCAACGTGGCGTGCGCGCTGGCGGCGGCCGGACACGCGGCGCGCTGGGTCAGCCGGGTGGGGACGGACGGGTTCGGCGACCATCTCGTGGAGACCGTCCGTTCCTACGGCGTCGACGTGACCTCCGTACGACGCGACCCCGCCCGCCCCACCGGCGTCTACTTCCGCACCGCCGGCGACCGGGCCACCGAGGCGCACGAGGTGGCCTACTACCGGGCCGGATCGGCGGCCTCCGCGATGTCCGTGGACACCGTCGGCCTGGACGCCGTACGGGCCGGCCGGGTGCTGCACCTCACCGGGATCACCGCGGCCCTGTCCGCGGACTGCCTCGGCCTGCTGCGGGAACTGACGGCGCCCCGGCCGGCCCGGCCCCTCGTCTCCTTCGACGTCAACCACCGGCCCCGGCTGTGGACGGACGGCAACAGCCCCCAGGTGCTCCTGGAACTGGCCCGCGGCGCCGACCTGGTGTTCGTCGGCGAGGACGAGGCGGCCGAGGTGTGGGGACTGGAGGGCGCCGACGCCGTACGGACCGCGTTCCCCGAGCCCGTGGTCCTCGTCGTCAAACAGGGGGCGCTCGGGGCGACCGTCTTCGACGGCGGGAGCGTCCTGCACGTCCCCGCCCCGCGGGTCGACGTCGTCGCCGCCGTCGGCGCCGGGGACGCCTTCGCCGCCGGATTCCTCTCCGCCACCCTGCGGGGCCTGCCCGTGCGCGACCGCCTGCGGCACGGACACCTCATGGCCGCCGCCGCCCTCACCGTCCCCGGCGACCTCGCCGTCCCTCCTTCCCGCGACCACGCCGACCGGCTCGCCGCCCTCGACGACACCGCGTGGGGGAGACTTCGACTCGGCCCGGGCTGGACGCAAGCCCCGGCCGCACCGGAGGAGGTACGCACCCCATGA